Proteins encoded by one window of Rhodamnia argentea isolate NSW1041297 chromosome 6, ASM2092103v1, whole genome shotgun sequence:
- the LOC125315582 gene encoding LEAF RUST 10 DISEASE-RESISTANCE LOCUS RECEPTOR-LIKE PROTEIN KINASE-like 2.8 translates to MLIFLHQDKTRRKKMPNHHLLCILSPSLSLFFFFSFFASFHGGHSNFSPDCDPDVPPFLCGGFEIRFPFWNVTSDADVHCGYPGFGLHCPYGSVHPTLSLSGDSYYVTGINYDDKTLTLVDIDFVTDQGCPRARHNLKLESLPLEYNHSNVNLTFFFNCTAPLALAASIPALAIDCLKSGDNRTYVLVNNSPEEVAAFEKELRCEDAVVVAVKRTDVTMGNVLEEFAEAMREGFVLDWGTSKDCRKCEHSGRRCAVDEHEQLVCLCDDEKTHTGVSFCKASGKFAPFRHCVPYECGDQQISYPFRHHKRPSYCGYPGYELGCDHDDPILSMESLEYRVIHINMSTRILEVARMDLSGDICAGTHVQTTLDLSLFDSTPGDLNSTLFYGCNSPPPPGSFPFSCPAYGDGYFAFEVDPANPPHEPCNFSVFVPSLPLPPWEGGDDNATPSLDIIREFLKQGFEIAWIANTSQCESCTESGGRCGYDWKRQQFNCFCTDGAHSPACNGTRVPGSFPSSKYAYSHLLSGFNWLKLFNEMGCWA, encoded by the exons ATGTTGATCTTCCTTCACCAAGACaagacaagaagaaagaagatgccGAACCACCACCTTCTCtgcattctctctccctctctctccctcttcttcttcttctccttcttcgcgAGCTTCCATGGCGGCCACTCCAATTTCTCGCCCGACTGCGACCCCGACGTACCCCCGTTCCTATGCGGCGGCTTCGAAATCCGATTTCCATTCTGGAACGTCACCAGCGACGCCGACGTGCACTGCGGGTACCCGGGCTTCGGCCTCCATTGCCCGTACGGCTCCGTTCAcccgactctctctctttcgggCGACTCCTACTACGTCACCGGCATCAACTACGACGACAAAACCCTGACTCTAGTCGACATCGACTTCGTCACCGACCAGGGATGCCCCAGGGCCCGCCACAACCTGAAGCTCGAATCGCTCCCGCTCGAGTACAACCACTCCAACGTCAAcctcaccttcttcttcaactGCACAGCTCCTCTGGCTCTGGCGGCGTCCATCCCCGCCTTGGCCATCGATTGCTTGAAATCCGGGGACAATCGGACGTACGTGCTCGTGAACAACAGCCCGGAGGAGGTGGCTGCATTCGAAAAGGAGCTGCGCTGCGAGGatgcggtggtggtggcggtgaagCGAACGGACGTGACGATGGGGAACGTGTTGGAGGAGTTCGCCGAGGCGATGAGAGAAGGGTTCGTGCTGGACTGGGGGACGTCGAAGGATTGCCGCAAGTGCGAGCACTCCGGCAGGCGGTGCGCGGTCGACGAGCACGAGCAGCTGGTGTGCTTATGCGACGACGAGAAAACCCACACCGGCGTTTCGTTTTGCAAAG CTTCTGGCAAATTCGCGCCGTTCCGTCATTGTGTTCCCTATGAGTGCGGAGATCAACAAATCAGCTATCCTTTCAGGCATCATAAGCGACCGAGCTACTGTGGGTATCCAGGCTATGAGCTCGGCTGTGACCATGATGACCCGATTCTGTCCATGGAGTCCCTGGAATATCGGGTAATCCACATCAATATGAGCACGCGGATCCTTGAGGTGGCTAGGATGGATTTATCTGGCGATATATGTGCTGGAACACATGTCCAAACCACCTTAGACTTGAGTCTCTTCGACTCCACTCCCGGCGACCTCAATTCCACCTTATTCTACGGTTGCAATTCACCGCCCCCCCCTGGATCTTTTCCGTTCTCTTGTCCCGCATATGGAGATGGCTACTTTGCTTTTGAAGTGGACCCTGCAAACCCACCACACGAGCCATGCAACTTCAGTGTCTTTGTCCCATCTCTACCACTGCCACCGTGGGAGGGTGGCGATGATAATGCTACTCCTAGTCTTGATATCATCCGTGAGTTCCTGAAGCAAGGCTTTGAGATCGCCTGGATTGCCAACACATCGCAGTGTGAAAGTTGCACCGAATCAGGAGGAAGATGCGGGTACGACTGGAAAAGGCAACAATTTAATTGTTTCTGCACTGATGGAGCCCATTCACCGGCCTGCAACGGAACCCGAGTCCCGGGAAGCTTCCCTTCGAGTAAGTATGCTTACTCTCACCTCCTATCTGGTTTCAACTGGCTAAAGCTGTTCAATGAGATGGGTTGCTGGGCATAA